One window of the Desertifilum tharense IPPAS B-1220 genome contains the following:
- a CDS encoding family 10 glycosylhydrolase produces MRSRIVALALVGLMANTGSFGLLSFPGVAASPSGNANLKLGVVRSSENQQTWEAIATRLQAAQLNYQIVELVALEEAATLDAFNVLFLPNIATFTPAQIQALEAWIERGGRLITSGPVGDLSSVWVRSRLRSLLGAYWAFPLSTPASLAPVQCTGQCPPVPQNLSPQSLWGGAVIPVGLDSRAIATWQAADTPPAIVVTPRATLFGWYWGQANSGGSPELESAWLRTAVLNYGNLPPVTAPTASTPSGSRIYRQPSTTVPGVARPPVPSPRQGMLRSPQTAPPMIRANQDKPILAAPTPSVPQSPSADKVSEPVIPAERLSRVSPSNLPITPVEAIALRQDVEQLIGRVESTSLAVSAVNGTATRPGAIAQARTALDRFQALVEQQNYAEARQQLIDTREQLITAYPARRLPETAEIRAMWLDRGTIVQAGSERGLAQIFDRLAAAGINTVFFETVNAGYPIYPSNIAPKANPLVNGWDPLASAVKLAHERGIELHAWVWAFAVGNERHNVLANLPRNYPGPILSAHPDWASYDNRGNLIPRGQDKPFLDPANPEARRYLLSLIDEIVTKYRVDGVQLDYIRYPFQDPSAERSYGYGKAAREQFRALAGVDPRQISPRQTELWQRWTDFRVQQVNSFVADVSQLLRRRRSDLTLSVAVFPLSEHERIHKLQQHWETWARRGDVDLVVPMTYVAESDRFGRLTLPLITNESLGSALVVPGIRLLDLPKAIAVDRIQLLRDRPALGYALFAAENLTRELETFLNSTQGATSQRTPSAIPHRQPFQAASTRYAALQQEWSFLSNQNQLRMREPALQAFDRRSQALSAALKQLAQQPSPRNLQAARQELQAFRQEFPNWMSVQRLEQAYQVSTWENRLASIELLLNYGEQRNATR; encoded by the coding sequence GTGAGAAGTCGAATCGTCGCTTTAGCTTTAGTCGGGCTAATGGCGAATACAGGTTCTTTTGGTCTTTTGTCCTTTCCGGGGGTTGCAGCCAGCCCAAGCGGAAATGCTAACTTGAAATTAGGGGTGGTTCGCAGTTCGGAAAATCAACAGACTTGGGAGGCGATCGCCACGCGCCTGCAAGCAGCACAACTCAACTATCAGATTGTGGAGTTAGTGGCTTTAGAAGAAGCCGCAACCTTAGACGCTTTTAACGTTCTATTTTTACCTAACATTGCCACCTTTACTCCCGCCCAAATTCAAGCGCTAGAAGCCTGGATCGAGCGAGGCGGGCGGTTAATTACCTCCGGGCCGGTTGGCGATCTTTCTTCAGTATGGGTGCGATCGCGCCTGCGTTCTCTGCTAGGGGCGTATTGGGCGTTTCCGCTCTCAACACCTGCCAGTCTTGCCCCGGTACAATGTACGGGTCAATGTCCCCCAGTGCCGCAAAACCTTTCCCCTCAGTCGCTTTGGGGCGGTGCGGTGATTCCCGTGGGGTTAGATAGCCGCGCGATCGCGACTTGGCAGGCTGCTGACACGCCTCCCGCCATTGTGGTGACTCCCCGCGCTACCCTGTTTGGCTGGTATTGGGGCCAGGCAAATTCCGGGGGTTCGCCCGAATTGGAAAGCGCCTGGTTGCGAACCGCCGTCTTAAACTATGGCAATTTGCCACCCGTCACAGCCCCCACTGCTTCCACCCCTAGCGGATCGCGAATCTACCGCCAGCCTTCGACAACTGTTCCTGGGGTTGCCCGTCCCCCCGTTCCTTCTCCCAGACAGGGAATGCTGAGAAGCCCGCAAACTGCACCTCCGATGATTCGGGCAAATCAGGATAAACCCATCTTGGCAGCACCTACCCCCTCAGTCCCCCAATCTCCTAGTGCGGATAAAGTCAGCGAACCCGTTATACCAGCAGAACGCTTAAGCCGCGTCAGTCCAAGTAATTTACCGATAACGCCTGTAGAGGCGATCGCCCTGCGCCAGGATGTGGAACAGTTGATTGGGCGCGTAGAAAGCACCTCCTTAGCCGTTAGTGCGGTGAATGGCACGGCAACGCGTCCGGGTGCGATCGCCCAGGCGCGCACCGCTCTCGACCGCTTCCAGGCGTTGGTAGAACAACAAAATTATGCCGAAGCTAGACAACAACTGATTGACACCAGAGAACAACTGATAACCGCTTATCCGGCGCGTCGCCTACCCGAAACCGCCGAAATTCGGGCGATGTGGTTAGATCGCGGCACCATTGTGCAAGCGGGAAGCGAACGAGGTTTAGCCCAAATCTTCGATCGCCTTGCGGCGGCTGGGATTAATACGGTTTTCTTTGAAACCGTGAATGCGGGTTATCCCATTTACCCTAGCAATATTGCTCCCAAAGCCAACCCCCTCGTTAACGGTTGGGACCCTTTAGCCAGTGCGGTGAAGTTAGCCCACGAACGGGGAATTGAGTTACACGCTTGGGTGTGGGCGTTTGCTGTGGGTAACGAACGCCATAATGTCTTGGCGAACCTCCCGCGAAATTATCCTGGCCCAATTCTGTCCGCTCATCCAGACTGGGCAAGTTATGATAATCGCGGCAATTTGATTCCTAGAGGTCAGGATAAGCCGTTTTTAGACCCCGCCAATCCAGAAGCGCGTCGCTATTTGCTGAGTCTGATTGATGAGATTGTCACTAAGTATCGCGTAGATGGGGTACAGCTAGACTATATCCGCTATCCGTTCCAAGATCCGAGTGCCGAACGCAGTTATGGTTATGGGAAGGCGGCGCGGGAACAGTTTCGGGCGTTGGCGGGTGTCGATCCGCGCCAAATTTCTCCCAGACAGACGGAGTTATGGCAAAGGTGGACGGATTTTCGGGTGCAGCAGGTAAACTCGTTTGTGGCGGATGTCTCGCAATTGTTGCGCCGCCGTCGTTCAGACTTAACCTTATCCGTAGCGGTGTTTCCCCTATCCGAACACGAACGCATTCACAAGCTTCAGCAGCACTGGGAAACCTGGGCGCGTCGGGGGGATGTGGATCTGGTGGTTCCGATGACTTATGTCGCCGAGAGCGATCGCTTTGGGCGGTTGACGCTACCGTTAATTACGAATGAGAGTTTAGGATCGGCGCTGGTGGTGCCGGGAATTCGTCTGTTAGATTTACCGAAGGCGATCGCAGTGGATCGAATTCAATTATTGCGCGATCGCCCCGCTCTAGGTTACGCCCTGTTTGCTGCCGAAAATCTCACCCGCGAGTTAGAAACCTTCCTCAACAGTACCCAAGGCGCAACCTCGCAACGCACCCCAAGCGCTATCCCCCACCGCCAGCCGTTCCAAGCCGCATCAACCCGTTATGCGGCGTTACAACAAGAATGGAGTTTTCTATCTAATCAAAATCAGTTACGGATGCGCGAACCCGCTTTACAAGCATTCGATCGACGTTCCCAAGCCTTATCCGCAGCCCTAAAGCAACTCGCGCAACAACCTTCCCCCAGAAATCTCCAAGCTGCAAGGCAAGAACTGCAAGCCTTTCGCCAAGAGTTTCCCAATTGGATGAGCGTACAACGCCTAGAGCAAGCCTATCAGGTGAGTACCTGGGAAAACCGTCTCGCCAGTATTGAGTTGCTGCTGAATTACGGCGAACAGCGCAATGCTACCCGGTAA
- a CDS encoding RNA helicase — protein MNISPTSSELDLQKLFPFPLDAFQLEAIAALNGGKSVVVCAPTGSGKTLIGEYAIWRALAQGRRVFYTTPLKALSNQKLRDFRQQFGAENVGLITGDVSINREAPVLVMTTEIFRNMLYGTPIGEIGTSLVGVEAVVLDECHYMNDRQRGTVWEESIIYCPPEIQLVALSATIANSQQLTDWINQVHGQCELIYSTYRPVPLEYYFCNIKGIFPLLNNAQTKINPRLAKATQKNHKNPKARLDPSAIPTLPTIINALHERDMLPAIYFIFSRRGCDRAVEQASMLALLTPEEEETLRDRIQQFLSRYPEVGRMGQVDALKRGIAAHHAGLLPTWKGLIEELFQEGLIKVVFATETLAAGINMPARTTVISSLSKRTDRGHRLLNPSEFLQISGRAGRRGMDELGYVVTVQTPFEGSKEAAYLATSGADPLVSQFAPSYGMVLNLLQTHSLEEAKELVERSFGQYLANLSLQPQQEEIYRLQGTLKQLQEQIAAYGDPENLNRQITSYEKLTQRLKEEKRLLKTLQQQAHEVQAKEMAAALDFAVNGTVLSIKGKYVPVASPLLSVLVDKIPGSGHFPYLLCLGQDNRWYVASVSDVAALHGEVPRLRAVDRLSPPPEMPLKLGQSRSGSEETLRVAQQIPHPPSTEMAPEVQAQLERVTEVQGAIAAHPIHQLRDRSALLKRTARVSEIERELRDRTSKLERLQSRHWEEFLNLIYVLQEFEALSDELLPTPIGQAAAAIRGDNELWLGLALMSEEFEHLTPPMLAAACAALVTEEPRPDSWVNFETSSPVIEALAALQRELRRPLIQRQRRHDVVLPVWLEYELIAIVEQWALGIEWTQLCENTSLDEGDVVRLLRRTLDFLSQLPHVPRLNRQIKDNAREAIALINRFPINEEVD, from the coding sequence GTGAATATTTCCCCAACTTCTTCAGAACTCGATCTTCAAAAATTATTCCCGTTCCCCCTCGATGCGTTTCAATTAGAAGCGATCGCGGCTTTGAATGGCGGCAAATCTGTAGTCGTTTGCGCCCCTACGGGTTCGGGTAAAACGCTGATTGGGGAATATGCCATTTGGCGAGCCTTAGCCCAAGGGCGGCGCGTTTTCTATACCACCCCCCTCAAAGCCCTTTCTAACCAAAAACTCCGCGACTTCCGCCAGCAATTTGGCGCAGAGAACGTCGGTTTAATTACCGGCGATGTTTCGATTAACCGCGAAGCCCCCGTCTTGGTGATGACGACGGAAATCTTCCGTAATATGCTGTATGGCACCCCCATCGGCGAAATTGGTACTTCCTTAGTCGGTGTTGAAGCCGTCGTTTTAGACGAGTGCCACTACATGAACGATCGCCAGCGCGGTACGGTTTGGGAAGAATCAATTATTTATTGTCCGCCTGAAATTCAACTGGTAGCCCTCTCCGCAACCATTGCTAACTCCCAACAACTCACCGACTGGATCAACCAAGTTCACGGACAGTGCGAACTGATCTATTCCACCTATCGACCCGTTCCCCTAGAGTATTACTTTTGCAATATTAAGGGCATTTTTCCCCTACTCAATAACGCCCAAACCAAAATCAACCCGCGTTTAGCCAAAGCCACTCAAAAGAATCACAAAAACCCGAAAGCCCGTCTCGATCCAAGCGCCATTCCCACCCTACCTACAATTATCAATGCGCTGCACGAGCGGGATATGCTCCCAGCAATTTACTTTATCTTCAGTCGGCGAGGGTGCGATCGCGCTGTCGAACAGGCGAGTATGCTCGCCCTGTTAACCCCAGAAGAAGAAGAAACCCTGCGCGATCGCATCCAGCAATTTCTCTCCCGCTATCCCGAAGTGGGGCGGATGGGACAAGTAGACGCGCTCAAACGCGGTATTGCGGCTCACCATGCGGGATTATTACCCACTTGGAAAGGCTTGATTGAAGAACTCTTCCAAGAAGGCTTAATTAAAGTGGTTTTTGCCACAGAAACCCTCGCCGCCGGGATTAATATGCCCGCCCGCACCACCGTCATTTCTAGCCTATCAAAGCGCACCGATCGCGGTCATCGCCTGTTAAACCCCTCAGAATTCCTGCAAATTTCCGGCCGAGCGGGGCGACGGGGGATGGATGAACTGGGGTACGTGGTGACAGTACAAACCCCCTTTGAAGGCTCAAAGGAAGCCGCCTATTTAGCCACATCAGGAGCCGATCCCCTCGTCAGCCAGTTCGCCCCCAGTTACGGGATGGTGCTGAACTTGCTGCAAACCCACTCCTTAGAAGAAGCCAAAGAGCTAGTAGAACGCAGTTTTGGGCAATATTTAGCCAACCTCTCCTTGCAGCCACAGCAAGAAGAAATTTATCGCTTGCAAGGCACTCTCAAACAACTTCAGGAGCAAATAGCAGCCTACGGCGATCCAGAAAATCTGAACCGCCAAATCACCAGCTATGAGAAACTGACGCAACGCCTCAAAGAAGAAAAGCGCCTGCTGAAAACCCTGCAACAGCAAGCCCATGAAGTGCAAGCCAAAGAAATGGCTGCTGCTTTAGACTTTGCGGTGAATGGAACCGTTTTGAGTATCAAGGGTAAATACGTCCCCGTTGCTTCACCCTTACTATCGGTACTGGTAGATAAAATTCCCGGAAGCGGTCATTTCCCCTATCTATTATGCTTGGGACAAGATAACCGCTGGTATGTGGCAAGCGTTTCCGATGTGGCGGCGCTACATGGCGAAGTTCCCCGCCTGCGGGCAGTCGATCGACTATCACCCCCACCGGAAATGCCCCTAAAATTGGGTCAATCTCGCAGCGGATCGGAGGAAACCTTACGGGTAGCCCAACAAATTCCCCATCCGCCTTCAACTGAAATGGCTCCAGAGGTACAAGCCCAACTCGAACGGGTGACAGAAGTGCAAGGGGCGATCGCCGCGCATCCGATCCATCAATTGCGCGATCGCTCTGCCTTACTCAAGCGTACTGCGAGGGTGAGCGAAATTGAACGGGAATTGCGCGATCGCACCTCCAAGCTAGAACGGCTACAATCGCGACATTGGGAAGAGTTCCTCAATTTAATCTACGTCCTGCAAGAATTTGAAGCCCTATCCGACGAACTGCTTCCCACCCCCATCGGTCAAGCGGCCGCTGCCATCCGAGGCGATAATGAGCTATGGTTAGGCTTGGCATTAATGTCCGAGGAATTTGAACATCTAACCCCCCCCATGCTCGCCGCAGCCTGTGCAGCCCTGGTGACAGAAGAACCCCGCCCCGATAGTTGGGTAAATTTTGAAACCTCTTCCCCCGTTATTGAAGCCCTGGCTGCATTACAGCGCGAACTGCGGCGTCCATTGATTCAACGCCAGCGCCGCCATGACGTGGTTCTTCCGGTGTGGCTGGAATATGAATTAATTGCCATTGTCGAGCAATGGGCTTTAGGGATTGAGTGGACTCAGTTATGCGAGAACACCAGCCTAGATGAGGGAGATGTAGTGCGTCTATTGCGGCGAACGTTGGACTTTCTCTCGCAACTTCCCCATGTCCCGCGTTTAAACCGACAAATTAAAGATAATGCCCGCGAGGCGATCGCGCTGATTAATCGCTTCCCGATTAATGAGGAAGTAGACTAA
- a CDS encoding SulP family inorganic anion transporter — protein sequence MQITNRIHFRNLYGDISGGVTAAIVSLPLALAFGVASGAGPAAGLYGAVCVGFFAALFGGTPTLISEPTGPMTVIFTAVIATLTASNPENGMAIAFTVVMLAGVFQIAFGFLRLGKYITLMPYSVISGFMSGIGVILIILQIPPLIGHATPRGGVIGALQGLPQLVSNLDPVETALGAIALALLFLIPSKLKRYLPPQLVALIVGTVVSLTLFGDADIRRIGAIPMGLPELRMPAIEPSLMVTMLIDGAMLGMLGCIDSLLTSVIADSLTRTQHNSDKELIGQGIGNLISGICGGLPGAGATMGTVVNIQTGATTAVSGLTRALILMVVVLWAAPLTADIPMAVLAGIALKVGIDILDWSFLKRAHQVSLKGTLIMYGVMLLTVFVDLIVAVGVGVFIANILTIERLSRLQSQEVKTISDNDDNILMDEQEKALMNQANGRVLVFYLSGPMLFGVAKAIAREHSAMRQADVLIVDLSDVPFIGVTASLAVENVVKDALDQRLKVYVVGATGQTLKRLEKIKLVELVGADSFKQHRIEALQEAVDRLEPMGNVDPLPNITYS from the coding sequence ATGCAAATCACTAACCGAATTCATTTTAGAAATTTATACGGGGATATTTCCGGAGGCGTCACCGCCGCAATTGTCTCTCTGCCACTCGCCCTAGCCTTCGGCGTGGCGTCGGGTGCAGGGCCAGCCGCAGGTCTATATGGGGCAGTCTGTGTCGGCTTTTTTGCCGCTTTATTCGGAGGGACGCCTACCCTAATTTCCGAACCCACTGGCCCGATGACGGTGATTTTTACCGCCGTTATTGCCACCTTAACCGCTAGCAACCCCGAAAACGGAATGGCGATCGCCTTCACCGTCGTCATGCTCGCCGGTGTCTTTCAAATCGCCTTCGGATTTCTCCGCTTAGGGAAATACATCACCTTAATGCCCTACAGCGTCATTTCCGGCTTCATGTCTGGGATTGGGGTGATTTTAATTATTTTGCAAATTCCCCCCCTGATTGGTCACGCTACCCCGCGTGGAGGCGTGATTGGTGCCCTGCAAGGTCTACCTCAACTCGTCTCAAACCTCGATCCGGTAGAAACCGCCCTGGGTGCGATCGCGTTGGCTTTGCTGTTCCTGATTCCCTCTAAACTCAAGCGCTACTTACCCCCCCAACTCGTTGCCCTCATTGTCGGTACGGTTGTTTCCCTGACGCTGTTTGGCGATGCGGATATCCGCCGAATCGGTGCGATTCCAATGGGTTTACCAGAGCTAAGAATGCCTGCTATTGAACCCAGTTTAATGGTGACGATGCTGATTGATGGGGCAATGTTGGGGATGCTCGGTTGTATCGACTCCCTGCTCACTTCCGTGATTGCCGATAGCTTAACCCGGACTCAGCATAACTCCGATAAAGAACTGATTGGTCAAGGGATTGGCAACCTGATTTCCGGTATTTGTGGGGGCTTACCCGGTGCGGGTGCCACGATGGGAACCGTTGTTAATATTCAAACTGGGGCAACAACTGCCGTATCCGGTTTAACGCGTGCCTTAATTTTAATGGTCGTTGTCCTCTGGGCTGCTCCATTAACGGCTGATATTCCGATGGCGGTTTTAGCGGGTATTGCTCTCAAAGTAGGGATTGATATTTTAGATTGGAGTTTCCTCAAACGGGCGCATCAGGTTTCCCTCAAAGGTACCCTGATCATGTATGGGGTAATGCTCTTAACCGTATTTGTCGATTTGATTGTGGCGGTTGGAGTTGGCGTGTTTATTGCCAATATCTTAACGATCGAGCGTCTGTCTCGCTTGCAATCTCAAGAAGTTAAAACCATTAGCGATAATGACGACAACATCTTAATGGATGAGCAAGAGAAAGCCTTAATGAATCAGGCGAATGGGCGCGTTTTGGTATTCTACCTCAGCGGACCGATGCTGTTTGGTGTGGCTAAGGCGATCGCTAGAGAGCATTCTGCAATGCGCCAAGCCGATGTGTTAATTGTCGATCTCAGCGATGTTCCCTTTATCGGCGTAACGGCTTCTCTGGCGGTTGAAAACGTCGTCAAGGATGCTCTCGATCAACGCTTGAAAGTCTATGTCGTCGGCGCTACAGGTCAAACCTTAAAACGTCTAGAAAAGATTAAACTGGTAGAACTCGTTGGTGCAGATTCGTTTAAACAACATCGGATCGAAGCCTTACAAGAAGCGGTCGATCGCTTAGAACCAATGGGTAACGTCGATCCGCTGCCTAATATCACCTATTCCTAA